One genomic segment of Aliarcobacter cibarius includes these proteins:
- the leuB gene encoding 3-isopropylmalate dehydrogenase has protein sequence MKNYKISIIKGDGIGPEIVDETIKVLNAVAKKCDFTLSYKEYLMGGIAIDTTGVPLPDETVDGVLNSDACLFGAIGGAKWDSLPRDLRPETGLLKFREKMGVYANLRPAIVYDELVNASTLKPEVISGCDIMVVRELIGGIYFGQPRENDGFKAFNTMVYTKPEIIRIGKTAFELAKKRDKRVCSVDKANVLEVSQLWRDTMNELSKDYPDVELTHMYVDNAAMQLVRNPKQFDVIVTGNIFGDILSDTASMVVGSIGLLPSASTGDKTAIYEPIHGSAPDIAGLGITNPIATILSAAMMLKYTLNEEKASDLIEQAIKDALKDGYRTKDLAAFDAKEVLNCVAMGDKIVEYINKYKF, from the coding sequence ATGAAAAACTATAAAATATCAATAATAAAAGGTGATGGGATAGGACCAGAGATAGTTGATGAGACTATAAAAGTTCTAAATGCAGTTGCTAAAAAATGTGATTTTACTCTTAGTTATAAAGAGTACCTAATGGGTGGTATTGCTATTGATACAACAGGTGTTCCACTTCCAGATGAAACTGTTGATGGTGTTTTAAATTCTGATGCTTGTTTGTTTGGTGCTATTGGTGGTGCTAAATGGGATTCTTTACCAAGAGATTTAAGACCTGAAACAGGACTTTTAAAATTTAGAGAAAAAATGGGTGTTTATGCTAATTTAAGACCTGCAATTGTTTATGATGAACTTGTAAATGCATCTACACTAAAACCTGAAGTTATTTCTGGTTGTGATATTATGGTTGTAAGAGAACTTATTGGTGGTATATACTTTGGACAACCAAGAGAGAATGATGGATTTAAAGCATTTAATACAATGGTTTATACAAAACCAGAAATAATTAGAATTGGTAAAACAGCATTTGAACTTGCAAAAAAAAGAGATAAAAGAGTTTGCTCTGTTGATAAAGCTAATGTTCTTGAAGTATCTCAACTTTGGAGAGATACTATGAATGAATTAAGTAAAGATTATCCAGATGTTGAATTAACTCATATGTATGTAGATAACGCAGCAATGCAACTTGTAAGAAATCCAAAACAATTTGATGTAATTGTAACTGGAAATATATTTGGAGATATTTTGTCTGATACAGCTTCAATGGTGGTTGGTTCAATTGGATTACTTCCTTCAGCTTCAACAGGTGATAAAACTGCAATTTATGAACCAATACATGGATCAGCACCAGATATTGCAGGACTAGGAATTACAAATCCAATTGCAACTATTTTAAGTGCTGCTATGATGTTAAAATATACACTAAATGAAGAGAAAGCATCAGATTTAATAGAACAAGCAATAAAAGATGCATTAAAAGATGGATATAGAACAAAAGATTTAGCAGCATTTGATGCAAAAGAAGTATTAAATTGTGTTGCTATGGGTGATAAAATAGTTGAGTATATCAATAAATATAAATTCTAA
- a CDS encoding response regulator transcription factor has protein sequence MKNKTKILIVEDESIIALNLKENLIDLGYEPCGIAPNKFKAMKILENGVVPDLILMDIYLKGPTTGIEFAKELKITKPQIPVIFLTANSEISTIKKASETFAYGYLLKPYKKENLHAAIEIALQKSNEDNQRIKKLDAIENVNKTLTHQLELSSEQKSRTVKLKYGYLYDKEKEILYYGDEPVKLTTKELKIIKYLCESPGHNVSQEQLEYAIWQDEPAGYAAFRSVLFRLRNKIHKDLITNQNNTGYKIELF, from the coding sequence ATGAAAAATAAAACTAAAATACTTATAGTTGAAGATGAATCTATAATTGCTTTAAATTTAAAAGAGAATTTAATTGATTTGGGATACGAACCATGTGGTATTGCACCAAATAAATTTAAGGCTATGAAAATATTAGAAAATGGTGTTGTCCCTGATTTAATTTTGATGGATATTTATTTAAAAGGACCAACAACAGGAATTGAATTTGCAAAAGAGTTAAAAATAACTAAACCCCAAATACCTGTAATATTTCTAACAGCAAATTCAGAAATTTCTACAATTAAAAAAGCTTCAGAAACTTTTGCTTATGGCTATCTCTTAAAGCCATATAAAAAAGAGAATTTACACGCTGCAATAGAGATAGCTCTACAAAAATCAAATGAAGATAACCAAAGAATAAAAAAATTAGATGCCATAGAAAATGTAAATAAAACCCTTACTCACCAATTAGAACTAAGTAGTGAACAAAAATCTCGTACAGTAAAACTAAAATATGGTTATTTATATGACAAAGAAAAAGAGATTTTATATTATGGAGATGAACCTGTTAAACTTACAACAAAAGAGTTAAAAATCATAAAATATCTATGTGAAAGTCCTGGACATAACGTATCACAAGAACAACTCGAATATGCAATATGGCAAGATGAACCAGCTGGTTATGCAGCCTTTAGATCTGTTTTATTTAGACTTAGAAATAAAATTCATAAAGATTTAATAACTAATCAAAATAACACTGGCTACAAAATCGAACTCTTCTAA
- a CDS encoding SDR family NAD(P)-dependent oxidoreductase, with the protein MDLKIAGKIALITGSTQGIGFATAKKLCEEGVNVIINGRNEHKVDIAVKKLKALYSNVNIVGITADLKDNDGCNELISKVGHIDILINNLGIFEPKEFKDITENEWLHMFNVNVMSGVRLAQHYLDRMIDQNWGRIIFITSESAIQIPKEMIHYGMTKTAQISVSRGIAELTRGTNVTSNAIVVGPSKSEGVVQFMEDFAKQNNQSFKEVEKEFFKNIRPTSLIQRFAEVEEDANMIVYTASSLSSATNGAILRVDGGVVQSAF; encoded by the coding sequence ATGGATTTAAAAATTGCAGGTAAAATAGCTTTAATAACAGGTTCAACTCAAGGCATAGGATTTGCAACAGCAAAAAAACTTTGTGAAGAAGGTGTTAATGTAATAATAAATGGAAGAAATGAACATAAAGTAGATATTGCTGTTAAAAAATTAAAAGCACTTTATAGTAATGTAAATATAGTTGGAATAACAGCAGATTTAAAAGACAACGATGGCTGTAATGAGCTAATTTCTAAAGTTGGCCATATTGATATTTTGATAAATAATTTAGGTATTTTCGAACCTAAAGAGTTTAAAGATATTACTGAAAATGAGTGGCTTCATATGTTTAATGTAAATGTTATGAGTGGAGTAAGACTAGCTCAACACTATTTAGACAGAATGATTGACCAAAATTGGGGAAGAATAATTTTTATAACTAGCGAATCTGCTATTCAAATACCAAAAGAGATGATTCACTATGGTATGACAAAAACTGCTCAAATCTCTGTTTCAAGAGGAATAGCTGAACTTACTCGTGGAACAAATGTAACTTCAAATGCAATTGTTGTAGGTCCTAGTAAATCTGAAGGTGTTGTACAGTTCATGGAAGATTTTGCAAAACAAAATAATCAAAGTTTTAAAGAGGTGGAAAAAGAGTTTTTTAAAAATATACGCCCTACTTCATTAATTCAAAGATTTGCTGAAGTTGAAGAGGATGCTAATATGATTGTATATACAGCAAGTAGTTTATCAAGCGCAACAAATGGAGCAATATTAAGGGTCGATGGTGGAGTCGTTCAATCTGCATTTTAG
- a CDS encoding ferritin family protein, with product MELNIASVEIEPKRHTFGHIARRFGEDRPASRYEEGIYDAQETENFHYRPMYEPEFEIYDKNRTKIKMNDWYDLLDPRKFHYMTYVSTRSKENSANQQSFDFIENNGLIYRYTPEMKEEIYKYLAPLRHYEYAANLNNLNIVARGYGTALNAAALFYATDSLGMAQHITKAILTISDNDTKVLDEAKDAWMSCENWQPLRKLIEETLVIRDPIQILVAQNLVLDGLVIPSLVKDFSANISSKYNDFTLQMMLEFIYNWQEETTKWLDSILNIMAKESDDNNTILSNWANEYIEKAVEALTPLTNYSNNKEILENNVNNLKNRLSKIGLKI from the coding sequence ATGGAATTAAATATAGCAAGTGTTGAAATTGAACCAAAAAGACATACTTTTGGACACATCGCAAGAAGATTTGGAGAAGATAGACCAGCTTCAAGATATGAAGAAGGTATCTATGATGCACAAGAGACAGAAAATTTTCACTATAGACCTATGTACGAACCAGAGTTTGAAATCTATGATAAAAATAGAACAAAAATCAAAATGAATGACTGGTATGATTTATTAGATCCTAGAAAATTTCATTATATGACTTATGTATCAACTAGATCAAAAGAGAATAGTGCAAATCAACAAAGTTTTGACTTTATCGAAAATAATGGTTTGATTTACAGATATACACCAGAGATGAAAGAGGAAATTTATAAATACTTAGCTCCATTAAGACATTATGAATATGCCGCAAATTTAAATAATTTAAATATTGTTGCTAGAGGTTATGGAACAGCTTTAAATGCAGCAGCTCTATTTTATGCAACAGATAGTTTAGGAATGGCTCAACACATTACTAAAGCTATATTAACAATTTCAGATAATGACACTAAAGTATTAGATGAAGCTAAAGATGCTTGGATGAGTTGTGAGAATTGGCAACCATTAAGAAAATTAATAGAAGAGACTTTAGTGATAAGGGATCCTATTCAAATTTTAGTTGCACAAAATCTTGTATTAGATGGTTTAGTAATTCCTTCTTTAGTAAAAGATTTTTCAGCAAATATTTCAAGTAAATATAATGATTTTACACTTCAAATGATGCTAGAGTTTATATATAACTGGCAAGAAGAGACTACAAAATGGCTAGATAGTATTCTAAATATTATGGCTAAGGAGTCTGATGATAATAATACAATATTGTCAAACTGGGCGAATGAATATATTGAAAAAGCAGTTGAGGCATTAACTCCTTTAACAAATTACTCAAATAATAAAGAGATATTAGAAAATAATGTAAACAATCTAAAAAATAGATTGTCAAAAATCGGTTTAAAAATATAA
- a CDS encoding phenol hydroxylase subunit, giving the protein MYELMPSERKFVQIIEIKNNGFVEFNFAVGEAVMNVELLLPYKAFIEFCQNNRVSFFTKDQDKELLIDNENWKYGLN; this is encoded by the coding sequence ATGTATGAACTTATGCCAAGCGAAAGAAAATTTGTGCAAATCATAGAAATAAAAAACAATGGATTTGTAGAATTTAATTTTGCAGTAGGTGAAGCAGTAATGAATGTAGAATTACTATTGCCATACAAAGCTTTTATTGAATTTTGTCAAAACAACAGAGTATCTTTTTTTACAAAGGATCAAGATAAAGAGTTATTAATTGACAATGAAAATTGGAAATATGGGTTAAATTAA
- a CDS encoding sensor histidine kinase: MSSMKRHYSEKLIKKYFLNNKYIAIKFSLFYLIIALVATIFINKLFFDPESDINNGNVISFNFIFLFLFFTVIVLFLILNYLQNVITKIDKSYKDLKNKEEERLMPYEFALNNSFDQIFWFTTDAKIVYLNDAACNMLGYKKEELLGKYLEVVDPNFDRQKAIDIMYKIRNTPNFILETTQKKKNGEIFSAEVSGHGFIHRGQEYTCTFSKDISQRQEINKKITNMNLELQKSLDEKEILLKEVHHRVKNNMEIISSLLAMQLRRAKDDEIKYILKQSMSRINTMALVHEFLYLGENLAYINLRDYIIRLVQDIKELYISQNTDLTVDLHIDKLIFSTNRCIQIGMILHELCVNALKYAFKEDRENLLCIHIKDLEENIHVKIRDNGDGIKDINSLYKSESIGMQLIHSIVEDQLDGTIEFINNNGLECNIIFSKKEENY, from the coding sequence ATGAGTTCGATGAAAAGACATTACTCAGAAAAATTAATTAAGAAGTATTTTTTAAATAATAAATATATAGCAATAAAATTTTCACTTTTTTATTTAATAATTGCACTAGTTGCAACAATATTTATAAATAAGCTATTTTTTGATCCTGAAAGTGATATTAACAATGGAAACGTTATAAGTTTCAATTTTATCTTTTTGTTTCTATTTTTTACTGTAATTGTTTTATTCTTAATTTTAAACTATCTACAAAATGTAATAACAAAAATTGATAAATCTTATAAAGATTTGAAAAATAAAGAAGAAGAGAGATTAATGCCTTATGAATTTGCATTAAACAACTCTTTTGATCAAATTTTTTGGTTCACAACTGATGCCAAAATAGTCTATTTAAATGATGCTGCTTGTAATATGTTAGGTTATAAAAAAGAAGAGTTATTAGGAAAATATCTTGAAGTAGTAGATCCTAATTTTGATAGACAAAAAGCAATTGATATAATGTACAAGATTAGAAATACTCCAAATTTCATACTTGAGACAACTCAAAAAAAGAAAAATGGAGAGATCTTTTCTGCAGAAGTTTCTGGTCATGGTTTTATTCATAGAGGGCAAGAATACACCTGTACTTTTAGTAAAGATATTTCTCAAAGACAAGAAATAAACAAAAAAATTACAAATATGAATTTAGAGCTTCAAAAATCTTTAGATGAAAAAGAAATATTATTAAAAGAGGTTCATCATAGAGTAAAAAATAATATGGAAATCATATCATCACTTCTTGCTATGCAACTAAGACGTGCGAAAGATGATGAAATTAAATATATATTAAAACAAAGTATGAGCAGAATCAATACAATGGCTTTGGTTCATGAATTTTTATATTTAGGAGAAAATTTAGCTTACATAAACTTACGAGATTATATTATAAGATTAGTTCAAGATATAAAAGAGCTTTACATATCTCAAAATACTGATTTAACAGTAGATTTACACATAGACAAACTGATTTTTTCAACAAATAGATGTATTCAAATTGGTATGATTTTACATGAACTTTGTGTAAATGCCCTTAAATACGCATTTAAAGAAGATAGAGAAAATTTATTATGTATTCATATAAAAGATTTAGAAGAAAATATTCATGTAAAAATAAGAGACAATGGAGATGGTATCAAAGATATAAACTCTTTATATAAAAGTGAGTCTATTGGAATGCAACTAATTCACTCAATAGTTGAAGATCAGTTAGATGGAACTATTGAATTCATAAACAATAATGGTTTAGAGTGTAATATTATATTTTCAAAAAAAGAGGAGAACTACTAA